The Trichoplusia ni isolate ovarian cell line Hi5 chromosome 18 unlocalized genomic scaffold, tn1 tig00000961_group17, whole genome shotgun sequence region tatgataataatatgacatttaCACCCGTGATCTACTTAGTAACGTGATTGGCAATGTTTTTAGCACTTGTTTTGAATGTAGGTGACAGATGAATCTTAAAAATACAGTTGTAATGCGTAGTTATGTGATATTGAGATGTAAACAAAAAAGGCATAATTATTGAAAGCgttgatttttttgattttgatgaaataaatgttaaattcaaTACTATATGCATTGATTATTTACATGTTTGTGTGTAAGAATTGCACGGAATGCCCAGTGGTAGAGACCACCATCACAGACTCACTGTAGAAGACGTATCGTGAGCTCGATTCacgcgttggacaagcatttacGTTAACCAGAGAGACTGGAAGTCTGGTATGTGTGACTTAAATCTGCGCGTTGGCAGAATTGTTTACTTTCAGTGTATCTgtcttttcaataaaaatcttgATACTTAAATGTGGAAACTATTAAGTTGTATATATTACACAgagatttcttttttcttcttctctttttttctttctttgctttaaattgttaaaacgCATCGTTTTCTACGCATTAATACGTCTGTTGAAACTGCAGAGATCATTAATATGTCAAGTCTTAGTCTTAATCCTAACATCAAGACTCCTATTTAAAGTTCCTAACCTATTGAATGAGGACGGTATTGTCCTCCTAACCGGTTTAAAATCGGGAAACCCAATGGAGGCAAGCCAAGATCATAGACGATTATCTAATGCGTGACCAACATGCAGGTGCGATCACATCTTCTATTTTTAAGGTTAGTAGCGCCTGCTATATATTGAAAGTGGTCCCACTGGATAATATATATactaagtttcatttaaatccgttcagtagttttccgtgaaagaggaacaaacatccatacatacaaacttttgcgtttataatattagaaggtcAAGTTTTTGCCAGCGTTTTTGATGGTTGGATTCTGGTTCATCATTATCAGGCTAGAATAACTGATTGCTGGATATGAAAGTCGCCATTTTTGCCTGTATTTCGTCCGTTTAATCCATCAAATCCTAAAACTTGCATTTCTTCCGGAATCGTCTCGCAAAAGATAAAAAGCGCATATGTGAAAGAAGGGGTTATATTGAATCCAATAATTCTTAAAGTTGATTctaccataataatataattggaaGCAAAAGGGCTATTAAGTATAAAACTATgcattatttttagtaacattaCATTATCTTACGATATCATTATTTCATTAAGCTTTGATAATATCACCAACGTTTGTGACTTCAACACGCGGTGTGTCTTAACTTTGTGGGACAAAACAATAAACTGCGATAGTAATTTGTCCTTCAATTTTagctgattattatttattttatgatcattgaatattgaatcctgtgtttttaacattttacttcAATTTAGCTTGGGAAGAGGCTTggcagaaaaagaaaagaagaaataatagatttttttaagatccTATGTgtgatcccactgctgggcaaaggtcttcCCCTCCCCCTTTTTTCCAGACCTCTCAATCTTTCTTCAAAAGGGCGCCGATAAGGAAACATGTTTGTCTTCCTAGAGAGCTGATGAAGATAACTTTTGAGAGGAACTTCGGACTTCCTCTAAGACAGTCAggtttttatttggtttaagTGTAGTAAAAACGAGTCTATTAAACTCGCTTTGGTCTGTAATTGGAACTGGAACAAGCCAGTCATTTAAGaccatataaaaaatatgttttagtcaAACCATAAAACCGCTTGCGTCAAAACCATCTATATGTAAGCGTAAAACTTACATTTTTGAGTTTGAGCAAACCGTTTGATGGTCGCTCGTCAAGAACTGTGAACAAGTTCTCTCTGTCTCTGTTCAGCTTCCCTTTAATAATAGAGACAGCATATTCCTTAACGGCTACTTAAAACTGAGTGACGTTTCAGTTAAGTCTTTCCTTTTCAGCTAAACGCGATACCGAGTTAAGTTAAACTTGTGACTCATAAAAGTTTAATACAATGCAGTACGCAAACAATGACTTAAAATGACTACAACTTAATAGTTTCTAAATTAAGGTCCTTTGAGGAATTTTGGTAACAGCTGTTTCACTTACATGgtcattaaaagaaaattagaaataacataaatatcgTTATGTCCTTAAAGTTTATGGTTATACTTTACATTACATTGTTATGCTTTACTAAGTACTTAAACATTGTACaaaagtacattaaataatattacattatcaaaacacagaccaaaaaaaaacacaaagtacCAAAAATAGTCTCAAAAAGCACTCCCGCgcagaataaaaatacaacaaaaaaaacttactagAGAGGTGGTAACGGCAACaaaatccaaattcaaattaagaaccACACAAATTCTAGAACacaatttcaaattgaaacattcgatatttaaagttttaaacaataacCATTCAAAACAGCGTTCGATGCGCGACTGAACGTTTTGCAAACTGATAGCTACGTTCACTTCAATAGAAGAATAATATTGACACACACCCGAATTTCAACTTAAACTCTATAGCTTTAAAGTCTATATTGCATATATCGTTTTGCTTCTAGTACTTTGTGAAACTGTCCAAGCCAGTATTGAGGTCAGTGACGTCTTTTTTCTGTAAGATAAATTTGCGGAAGCGAGAGGTCTAATTGAAATGAGTACATGAATGAAAGAGTAAGAATGATCCTTGTGTATCAGAGAAATTTGTAGTTGTGGTCAGTCATTAATTTTTGTCAATTAGGGAAGTGACTGAAGTGAGTTCTTTGGGTCATGACCGTTACTCTATGATACATTGCACTTTCTATTACGAAAACAATTGGTcatcagataaaaataaataattagtaagATTTTTTGAGGTAGCAATATTTTTACACATGTGGGTGACGTAGGCGTACCACATGCAAAATATTGCCTTGTCAACCCAATACGCCAATTTGTAGgtaaaaaattatatctaaaATTTGCTTTATTGTAGTACAGGTATTTTGTTTGACACTTGATATTTAACATCGTAACATCAGCATAATTTACAGTACAAGTCCCACAGTTGGGCTTTGACACCACTTTTCATATTCCATTCTATTCGTTATCATATCAatcttgttaaataaaatcctACCATAACTTTCTAAAAATTTTTTGCgaacacacaaaatatataagaacACCGACGCAGAAATCGAACTGAAGACGTCACAATCCAATGGTCAGCAAAAACTTATACTTTCATACTAATTATGTACAGTTACGAGTTTCGGCCTTGATGACTCAAACACTCAGTGAAATGAAACTGGTTTGGCCGAAACTATTTGAGTAATGTTCAAACTAACGTACATTATTACAGAGAATTCTGTAGTTTTTTATGTTCTAGCTTCTGCTGACTAAAAGCTTGCCATATGGAGAAGGCAAGGAAAAATAAAGGCTTTCTAGTAGATTCCGGTATTCACCAAAAgagatgatgactgggtataaaaaggaaaattctaattagtccctcagttagataattgaaaagtattagacacgtataTTTCCTGTttcagaaaaaactaaaattaaaaaagattaactgctttaaagtttaggagcgGGGGCTTGTGACGCAACGCGTATGTTTCGTTCACTGTAATCTGGTCAAACTATGTTTgagggacaaattaaaaaataagtatctattataatacaataaactacaagacggacattggaaaacaaaagatgatgaggacaaaaataatgttatcatcctttatatttcgaaataatGTTCTTATTACACAGTAATTATTGATTGGGGTGCCCGTGCCCGTCACATGCAGGCACACTATCTGGTGCACCTGCTGGACAAACAACACCCCTTAACACCATATTATTTCCAGTTTTGTGGAAGGGAGGGGCAACAATACGCCGTATAGTGTCCTGTCCCTCTTTAACACAAGCAaaagaatttctttaaaacattatgGTAAGAGGAATGAAAACGACTCCTCCGATTGTAATTTCTAGACCTTTCTTAAACTTTCCATACTGTTGTTGCCTATATAACCTTCATTTATCCACTTTAAGTACCAGGTAACGTTTTAGTACAATCATCATTGATGACCAAAACTGTGACCAATATTTCACCTTGCTCTAAATGGGTTAACTCCATTTTCTTATAATTAGAGCATGTACGCCCATCCTAAGAATCCTTGGTTGATTAAACAGCCTTCCAGAGTACATCCGTATGGGTGTTGCCGTTCCAATGGATcatctaattattttaaaattaaggaacCTTGTTTTAATGAGTAACTGGAAATTAAAAGACACCTTGAGATATATTGGTCATTTGGTATAATATAGACTAACCTATGGACAGTGTTAATGATGATTAAAAGATGGGTTCGGTCTCAGGCTTGACGGAGTGCGTAAATTTTATGCCAAAATTAGGGCATCATTATTTGAAACAGggttttcatttattatacTCTTATTAAAGGTGATTTTAAGTAAAGGATCTTTGAGTTCTATAACTGCAAGAATCTTCTGACATTTTCCTCGTCAAAACTTGCATTGAATGTTGGACGCATCCCCGATTAcacattttatcaaattcaGCGACCATTGAATTGCTTAATTGTCCTGTAATATGAGTGCTTTTTATTGACCATTGTAGTCCGATATATCCCCAAACCAGTTTATCAGTGGGTTTGGATTCATCCTTTGcatagtttgaggctagatgaaATTATGGCAAAATTGTTGATTATTATCATTAGTTTGTGCATAATTCCTGCCAATATGTCAGaagtaattttacaatttaatattcaatcacTGTCGTGTTATTTACGTTATTGAGCTAGTGACTATTATAGACAATACAAAATAACCACAAATTTATCAGTTGCGGTGGTAGGTAAATAGTAATATCTATTTGAACTACCAAGTGGAAGTCACGACAATAAATAGTGCGATAATGAACCTTAAGTCCTTGATATACGGTCGCTGTTATAATTAGAGAAAAAAATTGTGCGCAAAAGGGTAAATCTTTACTAAAAGGGGCAAGGTCCATATATTTATGTCTAGGTACATAGTACGTGCAGGTATCGTCATCATCCatagcctttatcctcccactgccgggcataggcctcccctttctcgtgcagGTTTTAGGTACACCTTTCTTCAAATTTTACCTCAAAAGAAGTCTCATACCAgtcaatttaaaatgtcataCGAAACTATATTGCGCTCTTACCATATACAGAACGAACAAGCATTCGTTCAGCAGTCAAAGAAGCATTGGAGTATTAAATTGCTCTCaagagattataataataataaaataataatgttcaatTTTACAAACAACACTCAGTAAACGTAGtataggacgtcctcaggcacggtggagtggtgatctgcgcaagatggctggcaggagctggatgcgagcagacgacgatagatctcgatggcggacaattggggaggcctacgtccagcagtggacgaatatgaactgatgaagatgatgatgattcacaAAACACAAGTTATACCTATATTGACGgtgcggatagccgagtgtttgaggaGTGGGGGGTCACTGGTCACTTGTCCTGAGCTCGATCCCCAGGACAAgcgatccacgaatacttgtcctatgTCTGGGTGTTTCTGtgtttgtgacttgaatgtttgtgatatacCCGACACAAGGTTTTAGCCAATAAGAACGGgaatcttattaataaaatatgtacaattatatttatatattgcaagattataaaaatgaaacaaattgaaCATTACtagctttcaatatttttaatcaataattaaatcaattatcaCAGTCagagttttagaaaaatatttctctaTACCGTTTACAATTTCTTGTGCGAAATACATTGCTCGatataaactttgttttactATTGTCGTTCCGTATTCAATGCGTAAAAACTGAGCCCTATCCTTAAGACTCCGCTGGTCATTCGTCGcccagttgaaattttcacataatAACAGGACGAATTTCTGTTACTgcgaaaacaacaaaaattaaaacttagctTAATCAACAGTTAGAACATTTTCcttttacaaatgttatttttcattcaccTATTCGTATGGAACGTACAGGCTTTTCTTAAAATCGATGTATTTTTGGAATTTGTTGGTTTTTCTCGAAGGTTCCTTATAAATCTCTTTGGACGCGCATGTTCCTCATGGCCCATTGCAGTGACGATGGTTTCAAACGGGCTTGTCGGTGGCGGCGGCTCGAGGGGTGGCAGCAGATTCGATGCCTCGCTATAAACTCTTGCAGCTGGTTgtaaatctgaaaatatttttttttgaaaaatttgataaaactgATTTGTTTACTGGATTATCGGTCATATATTAAGAGTTCAAAATTTCCCTCCCTGTCCTTAATAAATCGAAATCCGAACTTCGaagataattttagtaaatgatttattatagttaattttaggGTTCTTTACCCAAAAGTAGATATTTGGGTAGGTAGGTGTGGGATCCTGTTTCTGAAGCACAGTTGTGTATCCGccttttaagtttttctttaaacaatatcGGACCCTCATCGTTGCGAATCCGACACGCACTCGACGGATTTTTAATCTTTcgatccaaaactagtcgggcgatcccgataaatacgcgtgagtaaaccgttttgtGACAATCAAGCTCCATAAACGAGTGTAAGTGACCGCTTTGATAACAAGTTCTTTATCAAAACCTTGTGATAACTCATttgataatacaataataaataatgacacAATTTGTCGGGGCTTTCCTTATTTGGGCAGACTTTTGTGGCGTTGTTTTGCGGGGAATTCCGGATTGAAGAAACAGAAATTGTATACTTTTTCGTTGCTTATCTGGACAAAATTCCATGAGTACTTTAAGTGTACCTAGTGAAAATTAGTACTGTCTGTCCTTCTCTTACCATGTATAGTCTTATAAACCGTGATATACGGAGTCAGGAATAAAggcattatttaaaatcaaaatcactaGACAACATTCCATTTACAGTGCATTTCACTAACGGATAAACCCACAATGCATGGCATGTCGCATGTTCGATCTCCGCGAatgacaagcgtttgtgcgatccacaaatgcttgaaatgcgtctgagtgtctttgtgacTGTGACATggggattaaattatttctgtgagaaatttttgttacagaataatctatatctatactaatatataaagctgaagagtttgtttgtttgaacgcgctaatctcaggaactactggtccaaattgaaaaattatttttgtgttgaatagacttttcatcgaggaaggctttaggctctaaaccatcacgctgcgactaataggagcgaagataggaaaatgtgaaaaaaaagggcaggtataaatcataacttatatcttctacccacgggaacgaaatcgcgggcaacagatagTAATTAATATACGGACATGACAAGTTTTACTAatttatcgaaacaaaatgaatttttgCTACTAAAGAGTTGTTACTTGTTAGAAACATCATCTTTCTTCCCCGGTTGTTGAAATCCACAGCTTTAAGCCAGTAAGCCAGTAGCAGTAAATGTAAAATCTTAATTCAATGAAAATGAacatatgaaaaataataacttacgtTCCTGTTGTTTTCTTCCTAAACCGATATCCGATTTCATTGTGCAgccttttctttattttaacttctaAATTAGTCACCATTTaatttcactgttttttttgtgttgctGATATCTCGACtctctttgaatttatttgtactttttaaaaggACATGAAATTAATTCTTCTTGAAAGCACTGATTTTGAAGTGGCGGAAGTTTTTTTGTAGAGACACGTCTAATCG contains the following coding sequences:
- the LOC113506503 gene encoding uncharacterized protein LOC113506503, giving the protein MKSDIGLGRKQQEHLQPAARVYSEASNLLPPLEPPPPTSPFETIVTAMGHEEHARPKRFIRNLREKPTNSKNTSILRKACTFHTNSNRNSSCYYVKISTGRRMTSGVLRIGLSFYALNTERQ